One window from the genome of Aeromonas sp. FDAARGOS 1405 encodes:
- a CDS encoding copper-binding protein translates to MNYKTLTLTLLLGLATQTNLQAEEMMHHEGHEMSQTGEMSEQGAMVMTKGVITRLDEGSGKVGIKHEAIENLKMPPMTMVFRVVDPAQLKGLKVGDAIHFHAESQSGKLTVTAIQPQ, encoded by the coding sequence ATGAACTACAAAACGCTGACCCTGACATTGCTGCTTGGCCTTGCCACCCAGACCAACCTGCAAGCCGAAGAGATGATGCACCATGAAGGGCACGAGATGAGCCAGACAGGTGAGATGAGCGAACAGGGCGCAATGGTGATGACCAAGGGGGTCATTACCCGCCTCGATGAGGGGAGCGGCAAGGTCGGCATCAAGCACGAGGCGATCGAGAACCTCAAGATGCCCCCCATGACCATGGTCTTTCGAGTGGTAGATCCGGCCCAACTCAAGGGGCTCAAGGTGGGGGATGCCATCCACTTTCATGCCGAAAGCCAGAGCGGCAAGCTCACAGTGACAGCCATCCAACCGCAATAA
- a CDS encoding iron-siderophore ABC transporter substrate-binding protein: MKRFAALAAAILMLAAPLVQAQEMREVTDAFGQKVQVPVQPTRVVVLSELELDSTLTLGLTPIGAVNGRGQPTLPRYLLNKAGMGIQVIGDLDSPNLESLIALEPDLILTGQTRPELLTLLGEIAPTVVTSKWGEPWQDSFRRTAHTLNRDQQGDTFLLQYAERLTQARSKLAKHQGESISIVRWNPKGPSFMYQGTFASSVVESMGLVRPSKQQGTGAPHSPALSLESLNLLDADWLVVGTLSATGDAVDAMRQAEQTPAFQQLPVIKAKRFGAVDGSLWTSSGGPQAALKVIEDVEQLLATRS; encoded by the coding sequence ATGAAGCGTTTTGCCGCCCTGGCAGCAGCCATCCTGATGCTGGCCGCGCCGCTGGTTCAGGCGCAGGAGATGCGTGAAGTGACTGATGCGTTTGGCCAGAAGGTGCAGGTGCCAGTTCAGCCAACGCGGGTGGTGGTGCTGAGCGAGCTCGAACTCGACAGCACCCTGACTCTGGGGCTGACCCCCATCGGCGCCGTCAATGGCCGTGGTCAACCCACCTTGCCCCGCTACTTGCTGAACAAGGCGGGCATGGGGATCCAGGTGATCGGCGATCTCGACAGCCCCAATCTGGAGTCGCTGATTGCGCTGGAGCCCGACCTTATCCTGACCGGCCAGACCCGTCCCGAGCTGCTGACCTTGCTGGGGGAGATCGCGCCGACCGTGGTGACCAGCAAGTGGGGTGAGCCGTGGCAGGATAGCTTCCGCCGCACCGCCCACACCCTCAACCGCGACCAGCAAGGGGATACTTTCTTGCTGCAGTATGCCGAGCGGCTGACTCAGGCCCGCAGCAAGCTTGCCAAGCATCAGGGGGAGAGCATCAGCATAGTGCGCTGGAACCCCAAGGGGCCGAGCTTTATGTATCAGGGCACCTTTGCCAGCAGCGTAGTGGAGTCGATGGGGCTGGTACGCCCAAGCAAGCAGCAGGGTACTGGCGCCCCCCACTCACCGGCGCTGAGTCTGGAGTCCCTCAATCTGCTGGATGCTGACTGGCTGGTGGTCGGTACCCTGAGCGCCACCGGTGATGCGGTGGATGCCATGCGTCAGGCGGAGCAGACCCCGGCGTTCCAGCAGCTGCCGGTGATCAAGGCCAAGCGCTTTGGCGCCGTGGACGGATCGCTCTGGACCTCCAGCGGTGGCCCGCAGGCGGCCCTCAAGGTGATCGAGGATGTGGAGCAGTTGCTGGCAACCCGCAGCTGA